The following proteins come from a genomic window of Athalia rosae chromosome 1, iyAthRosa1.1, whole genome shotgun sequence:
- the LOC105686972 gene encoding myrosinase 1-like yields the protein MDITFIMRYFWMITLTFSMFEANVQCQTNDRRAFPDGFLLGAASASYQVEGAWNVNGKGESHWDFITHNQSERISDRSNGDIACDSFNKYKEDVQWIKSIGLDHYRFSLSWTRILPSGFNDTTNPNGIRYYRDLLEELKVINVTTVVTLYHRDHPQALENLGGWRNERMVQWFEDYAKVVFDNLGHLVDIFIPINEINALCADELNDTYKPRGNGLDDMGEYACIHNGLKAHAKVWHLYDKNYRATQGGMIGFVSSSRGWVPSEGVTEESIDRYFQFRCGIVMHPIFIGDYPEILKTRIGNISNLENLPESRLPEFTDEWKNIIKGATDFLGLNHYTSRLPIFDTSEKLGVPTSDSGIIEAVDPNWSTASSQWLTIVPEGIGNVLRKIRDEYDNPALYIFENGFSDTGETEDYARIKYHYDYASEVLKATVRDGCNVKAYTVWSLLDNFEWYYGYTQRFGILKVDFDSPNRTRSEKLSTQWLREVIRTRTLIEPPAPSGTRSGSCEFIHEETEKLVEKL from the exons ATGGATATCACATTCATCATGCGGTACTTTTGGATGATTACGTTAACCTTCTCCATGTTCGAAGC aaaCGTTCAATGTCAGACAAACGATCGCCGAGCTTTTCCCGATGGTTTCCTACTCGGAGCAGCCTCCGCATCCTATCAAGTAGAAGGAGCTTGGAACGTCAACG GGAAAGGTGAAAGCCACTGGGATTTCATTACTCACAACCAATCGGAGCGCATATCCGACCGCAGCAACGGAGACATCGCTTGTGATTCTTTTAACAAATACAAAGAAGACGTTCAATGGATTAAAAGTATCGGG TTGGATCATTACCGATTTTCGCTCAGTTGGACGCGTATACTGCCAAGTGGTTTCAACGATACCACCAACCCGAATGGGATTCGTTACTACAGGGATTTGCTTGAGGAACTGAAGGTCATAAATGTGACAACAGTTGTGACCCTATATCACCGGGATCACCCGCAGGCCCTGGAAAATTTAGGGGGATGGAGAAACGAACGGATGGTACAGTGGTTCGAAGACTACGCAAAAGTGGTCTTCGATAATCTCGGTCATCTGGTCGACATATTTATCCCGATCAACGAAATCAACGCACTGTGCGCGGATGAATTGAACGATACTTACAAACCTCGAG GGAATGGTTTAGATGACATGGGAGAATACGCGTGCATTCACAATGGTCTGAAAGCTCACGCAAAAGTTTGGCACTTGTACGACAAAAATTACCGCGCAACCCAAGGGGGTATGATCGGATTCGTGTCGAGCTCTCGTGGTTGGGTTCCATCTGAAGGGGTTACCGAAGAATCTATTgatcgatattttcaattcagatGCGGTATCGTCATGCATCCCATTTTCATCGGAGATTATCCGGAAATTCTAAAGACTAGAATAGGTAATATCAGTAATCTGGAGAATTTGCCAGAGTCACGTCTTCCCGAATTCACCGATGagtggaaaaatataatcaa GGGAGCAACCGATTTCTTGGGTCTAAATCACTACACCTCTCGTCTGCCAATATTCGATACTTCGGAAAAACTTGGTGTCCCAACTTCGGACAGTGGTATAATCGAAGCCGTCGATCCAAATTGGTCGACCGCAAGTTCACAGTGGCTGACC ATCGTTCCCGAGGGGATCGGCAACGTGCTGCGTAAAATCAGAGACGAATACGATAACCCGGcgttatatattttcgaaaacggaTTCTCCGACACCGGTGAGACCGAGGATTACGCACGGATCAAATATCATTACGACTACGCGTCGGAGGTGCTGAAGGCGACTGTGCGTGACGGTTGCAACGTAAAAGCCTACACCGTTTGGTCACTTCTGGATAATTTCGAATGGTATTACGGTTACAC CCAACGATTCGGAATTCTGAAGGTCGATTTCGACAGTCCGAATAGAACGAGATCGGAAAAACTTTCCACGCAATGGTTGAGAGAAGTCATTCGAACGAGAACCCTGATCGAACCTCCCGCACCGAGCGGTACTCGAAGCGGATCCTGCGAATTTATTCACGAGGAAACTGAAAAACTCgtagaaaaattgtga